The sequence TTTTTAAGCTATGGGGTTTTAGTTATTTAAATAGAAAGTAATCCTTACATTAGATTATAAATTATATTTATAATATATGCCTGTTTAATATTTATTAAATTTAAATTGTTTTAAGTTTATATTTAATAATATATGTAATTCTTATTTATTGTTCCATAAGTAATATTTTATGTATAAAATTTAAATAGTATTCGAGTAATTTTAAAATTAGTATGTCGGAGATTGTAAATTTAAAAAAAGAAGAGCGAGTTGCATGTGGAAAAATATGTTTCAATGTGAATCGCACAAGTCTTTTTTATACATTATCAAAAATAAGTGGAATAGTTGAGAGACGGAATGTAGTTGATATTTTATCATGTATGAGTATTAAGGCACAACATTCTAGTATAGAGTTAATGGTTACTGATCTTAATATTTTGATGTTTGCTTCTCTTCCTGCAAATGTATTAGTACATGGAGAAGTAAAAATTTCAGCACATATTATATATGATATAGTGAAAAAATTACCGACTGATTCTAATATTAATTTTAAAATGGATAATCATGGAAAATTATCGATATCTTGTAAAAATACAAAATTTTTAATACCTGAGATAATTTTAGGTGATTTTCCTCTTTTTGAAAAGATAGATTATAGATATGATTTTATTTTGATGAGTTGGGATTTAGTAGATTTATTAACTAAAGCTAAATTTGCTATGTCATTAGATGATACAAGATATAATTTAAATGGAATTTGTTTGCATACAGATGATTTGTTTTTATATTGTGTTGCTACTGATGGACATCGATTGTCTTGTATAAAGAGACCTAAACCCAAAGGTATTGATGATGAATTTAGTGTAATAATTCCACGTAAAACTGTAGTAGAACTATTAAAAGTATTATGTGATTGTAATGAAGTTGGTATAAAGCTCTCACAAAGAAAGATTAAATTTACGTGTGGTGAATATGTTTTAATATCAAAATTAATAGATGGAACTTTTCCAGATTATAGGTCTGTTATTCCAGTAACTAGAAATAAATATTATATGACTGTTGAGAGCGTTAAGTTAGCTGATGCTATAGATAGGGTTTCTGTTGTCATTTTTAATAAAATAAAATCTGTAAAGTTTTTATTGCAAGAGAAATTATTAACTTTGAATTCAAATTCTCATGATAGTAATAATTATGCAACTGAGTCTATAGAGGTAGATTATAATGGGATTTCTATGAAAATAGGATTTAATTCGCGTTATTTACTTGACATTTTATCTTGCATAAAAAACAAATGTAGATTTAATTTATTAGAAGATAGTAATGGTGCCGTAATTATTATTGATGAAGATGATCCAAATGCATTATATATAGTAATGCCAATGAGAGTTTAGATAGTTTAGTAGTCTATTTTTACCAAATATAAGCCGTAAGGTGGCGCAGTTACTCCGGCAGCACTTCTTCTGCGTTGTTTTAATATATTTAGCATCTCCTGTGGGTTGGTTTTATTTTTCCCAAATTTAACTAAAGTGCCTACAATAATTCTTACTTGATTATGTAAAAAGGAAATAGCAGATATTTTAATATATATAAAATTTTCGTTTTGTACTATTTCGATGTTATCGATTGTTTTTATGGGGCTTATAGCTTGACAGTTTTTTGAACGAAAACTTGAGAGGTTATGTTTTCCGAGAAGGTATTTTGCCGCTTCGCGCATGATGTTAACATCAAGCGGATTAAATATTTGCCATACATAACCAGAATTTAAAACTGTTGGAGTGCATCTGATAAATATTTTATATTCATAGTGTTTTTTTTTTGCCGAAAATCTAGCATGAAATTCATTATTTACAATTTCTACACTAAGTATAGTTATAGGAATTGATTTTAAGTAAAAATTTATTGCGTTTCTTATTTTATAAAGTTCAAGTTCTTTTTTTATATTAAAATGAGCAACTTGTCCTAAAGCGTGAACTCCTGCGTCTGTTCTACTGCCACAATATAAAGTGACTTTTTCTTTACTAAAATTGAATATAGCATTCTCTATAGTTTCTTGAACTGAATTAATAGAATGTTGCTGTTTTTGCCAACCAGAAAAGCTACTACCATTGTATTCTATTATTATTTTATATCGCATTACAAAATTTTGCCTATATTTTATAATTTTATTATATAAATTTTATTTTCAGTAAAATTAATTATTAATATTTTATAGAATTTTATTAAATAAAAATATTAATAATAAAGTTAAATTTTATTTCGCTAGTCGATTTAGTTTTCTATATTAATATTTGGATTAGTTTTACGTAATTATTTTAATAATGATAATTATACTAAGAGATTGATATATGATTCTATGACTTTATTTAAAGTATGAGTTCTAGAAAACTTAATCTTATAATATTTTGGTATCAGATTCAAGTGGTGAGATTATTATATCAGTTGTTGAGGTTTGTATTAAAGCATTTTTAGTTCTGTAGAGACAATTGAATACGTTTTAGTTGTTTGTAAAGATAAAAAGCAGATTGAATAATATTTAGAGAAATTAATAAGAAGTGATGAGAATTATTTTGTGGTATATATACTATTATTGATGATAAATTAAGAAAATATTTGAAAGGTAATTAATTAGAAATTTCTTATCAGCAATATTATCATATATTATTGTGAGGAAATTTCTTCTTATCTCGAAATTGAAAAAGACAATAAATTTAATTTGTATATTGAAATAAAAATAAATATTTTCAGCAAATTGAGACGATTGGGTTGTATTATTAATCATGATAATTGTCAAAAATATTCAGGATATTAATATAGTAGATATAATTTTAACTGGGGTCACGTACATCGAAATTTCCAACTTAGCATGTATTAGCTTATTATCAAGGGGAGCTATAAAGTTGTAATAAAAATATCTCTTAATCATTTATTAACGAGATACTTTTTGTATTGACTTAATAAAGTTAGAAAACGAGTTTTAACGATAAGACGCAATAGATGTGAATAGATTATAAGTAGAAATATGTGAAAATAGACCTCTTTCAATTAAGAACGAAAATAATAATATATATGCAATTCCAAAAAAAAAAGTTGAAAATGGAATTAAGATAACAGAAAAAATTTTTAAACAAAAATAATTGGCTAATTATTGATATAACACGAAAATCAATCGAAGAAGTATCAGCAACAATTGTATAATATTTAACAAGGGTGTGATTAATTTTGTTAATTGACTATTTTCGTAAGTATAACCATAATGTAAAAATTATTAAAAATTTTTATATATTTTAAAATTATGAAAGTGAAGAGCTCATTAAAGTCTCATCGTAATAGGGATAAAAACTGTAAAGTTATAAGGAGGTGTGGTAAAGTTTTTGTTATAAACAAAATAAGGCCAAGATATAAGGTACGTCAGGGTTCTTAAACAGGGAGGTTATAATTTATCCATTTATGGGGAAGAGGAGAGCCTTTTTTTTTGAGAGGGTTGGTTTGTTTTTATATAAAATTAAGGTATTCAGTTTATATGTAGTTCTTATCAGGGTGACATTTTTAGGAAGTATTATGGCTGTGCGCTAGTGCGATTTTATATCTTGCTTTGTGTTGAACATTGAGATGTTGAAGTTATAGTAGTAGATCTTTATATATTTTATAGAAATTAAATAGATAATATCTATATATGTGCAAAATTAAAGTTGTTAAAAAAAAAAGATGTCTACATTAAAAATAACAATTTCTAGAGTGCCGTCTAGTCTAAAAGGATTAATGGTGGTAGGTTTGTTTGAAAATAATAGATTTGTAAATAATAATCGAATTTTTAGAGATAAAAAGGTTATTGATATCATTAATAGACTTAGTAATTTTAACGGAAGTTTTGGTGAATTCTTTCCCATTATTACCTCTTCATTATGTGGTGGTAGTATTATGATTGTAGGACTTGGCAGAAGAGATGAGTGGAATAAAAATAAGGAATTGAGTATTGGTGGAAAAATATATTGTAAGTTAAGCGAATTAAAAATTATAAGAGCAGCAGTATTAATTGAGGGAAATGTAGCAAATATTGCATATGGTATATTTTTACGTAGTTTTAAGTTTGGTAAATATAAAACTAGAAAAAATGAAAAAGTTACGGAAGTAGAACAAATTGTAGTTCTAACGGAAACTGATGATCAATTGAGTAACGCTAAGAAGGCATTTGAGCTTTTAAAACAGGAAGGTGAGGGTGTATTTCTTGTTCGTACTCTTGTTACTGAGCCACCTAATGTTTTATACCCAGAATTTTATTCTAATTATATAAAAACTGAGCTTACTAAATTTGGTCTTGAGGTCGAGGTACTTGATAAGGAGCAGATTGAGAAGAGAAAAATGGGGGCATTACTTGGTGTGGCACAAGGAAGCAGTAAAGAACCGAGATTAATAGTGATTAAATGGAATGGAGGTTGTAAAGAACAAAAGTCTGTAGCCTTTGTTGGTAAAGGTGTAACATTTGATACAGGAGGAGTGTCATTAAAACCTTCGCGTGGCATGGAGTTAATGAAATATGATATGGCAGGTTCTGCTGTTGTAGTTGGGGTGATGCGTGTTTTGGCTGGACGAAAAGCAAAGATAAATGCAGTTGGTGTTATTGTACTTGCTGAAAATGCAGTTGGCGGTAATGCCCAAAGGCCGGGTGATGTAGTAACTTCGATGTCTGGGCAGACAATAGAAGTATTAAATACCGATGCAGAAGGAAGACTTATGCTTGCGGATGCTTTATGGTATACGCAAAATAGGTTTTTACCTAAGTTTATGATTGATTTAGCAACTTTAACTGGCGCTATAGTTGTTGCGCTTGGTCAGCATGAGTATGCTGGCCTTTTTTCTAATAATGATGAATTAGCAAATCGTCTTATTGATGTAGGAAATGAGGTAAATGAGAAGTTGTGGAGATTTCCTATGAATAAAGCTTATGATGAAATCATTGATTCATCAATAGCTGATGTTCAAAATATTGCTCCTACAGGCTTTGGTGGGGATAGTATAATAGCTGCGCAATTTTTACAACGTTTTGTAAACGAAACTTGTTGGGCGCATTTAGATATTGCAGGGACAGTTTGGCATGAAAAGGGT comes from Wolbachia endosymbiont of Menacanthus eurysternus and encodes:
- the truA gene encoding tRNA pseudouridine(38-40) synthase TruA, whose product is MRYKIIIEYNGSSFSGWQKQQHSINSVQETIENAIFNFSKEKVTLYCGSRTDAGVHALGQVAHFNIKKELELYKIRNAINFYLKSIPITILSVEIVNNEFHARFSAKKKHYEYKIFIRCTPTVLNSGYVWQIFNPLDVNIMREAAKYLLGKHNLSSFRSKNCQAISPIKTIDNIEIVQNENFIYIKISAISFLHNQVRIIVGTLVKFGKNKTNPQEMLNILKQRRRSAAGVTAPPYGLYLVKIDY
- the dnaN gene encoding DNA polymerase III subunit beta; translated protein: MSEIVNLKKEERVACGKICFNVNRTSLFYTLSKISGIVERRNVVDILSCMSIKAQHSSIELMVTDLNILMFASLPANVLVHGEVKISAHIIYDIVKKLPTDSNINFKMDNHGKLSISCKNTKFLIPEIILGDFPLFEKIDYRYDFILMSWDLVDLLTKAKFAMSLDDTRYNLNGICLHTDDLFLYCVATDGHRLSCIKRPKPKGIDDEFSVIIPRKTVVELLKVLCDCNEVGIKLSQRKIKFTCGEYVLISKLIDGTFPDYRSVIPVTRNKYYMTVESVKLADAIDRVSVVIFNKIKSVKFLLQEKLLTLNSNSHDSNNYATESIEVDYNGISMKIGFNSRYLLDILSCIKNKCRFNLLEDSNGAVIIIDEDDPNALYIVMPMRV
- the rpmJ gene encoding 50S ribosomal protein L36, with amino-acid sequence MKVKSSLKSHRNRDKNCKVIRRCGKVFVINKIRPRYKVRQGS
- a CDS encoding leucyl aminopeptidase; translation: MSTLKITISRVPSSLKGLMVVGLFENNRFVNNNRIFRDKKVIDIINRLSNFNGSFGEFFPIITSSLCGGSIMIVGLGRRDEWNKNKELSIGGKIYCKLSELKIIRAAVLIEGNVANIAYGIFLRSFKFGKYKTRKNEKVTEVEQIVVLTETDDQLSNAKKAFELLKQEGEGVFLVRTLVTEPPNVLYPEFYSNYIKTELTKFGLEVEVLDKEQIEKRKMGALLGVAQGSSKEPRLIVIKWNGGCKEQKSVAFVGKGVTFDTGGVSLKPSRGMELMKYDMAGSAVVVGVMRVLAGRKAKINAVGVIVLAENAVGGNAQRPGDVVTSMSGQTIEVLNTDAEGRLMLADALWYTQNRFLPKFMIDLATLTGAIVVALGQHEYAGLFSNNDELANRLIDVGNEVNEKLWRFPMNKAYDEIIDSSIADVQNIAPTGFGGDSIIAAQFLQRFVNETCWAHLDIAGTVWHEKGTDISPKGAVGFGVRLLNRLIEKYYEEYLE